A single region of the Bacteroidia bacterium genome encodes:
- a CDS encoding SpoIIE family protein phosphatase codes for MSFRYYIFVFFTFIAFNGFTQDTTIIKKWKVTKAGKPEVKPAGIQYFFRKFDMEQGIGNPYILRIRENKKGEILFGTSGNGAGIFNGYIFKFFNLSNGLKNNIVQDVFEDNLGKLWIATSGGGVSVFDGNSFKNFDKSNGLPDNSVWIIFQDSKNQIWFGTENGGVCCYNGKTFQIFSKKDGLCSQNIREIFEDKHGNLWFGSNTEGLSIYDGKSFKNYNTKNGLTCNGVLGIDEDYEGKIWIATYGGGLISFKNETFNYYGKVQGLSNLNTCDVLCDSKNNIWIATSGSGIFLYNGKEFKPFSVNEGLSNNIVLSLLEDKYGNIWVATYGGGICQYTAKQFTYLSESEGLPGNVIRSISIKNDTNIVFCSSGGGICFYNGNLFNTYTTTQGLSSNFILSSEFDKSNNLWMASSGGGIMKYDGNNFYNLTTEHGLKTNFFLSILIGNKNEIYAGGYGGGLSIIKNDTIIHYGSKDSLPSIFINSITQDTKHNVWIGTETGLYILTNGKISKLYPDVFSKNTPVISLYCDNKNRIWIGTDGQGLFQLKDKTLLNLKEENGLCNNHIKSILADNTDGIWIGTANGISFLKPKSKNINSLSDYEIQNYSRVEGYTGSTCMANSICIDNNEIIWIGTGRKLLCINPKLKEINNIQPSVIIESIELFYKNINWKNYLDSGLVYFNKLENWTKLPIGLVLPYNLNHFTFCYSGINLNCPEKTKYSFILEGMDHQWSPPTSEKKATYSNLPSGKYTFKVISINENGIKSTEIAQFHFEIETPWWEQIWFRILAFLFLIFIILVIIKLREQKLIKAKVLLENTVNERTAEVVKQRDEILIKNQTLNQQKEEITAQRDEIESQRDEILAQRDLVTIQKEQIEEIHNEISQSIDYATRLQTAILPDINQIKQYISDCFVIYKPKDKVSGDFYWFAKVENNLIITVADCTGHGVPGAFMSMLGSSLLREIVIKEYITQPAIILRRLRKEIINILKQKGESGEQKDGMDMSLITINIDTLDMQFAGANNPIYIIKKSENEELSTSDFSEGMPSAQLYELKGDKMPVAIHERMDSFNNTNIQIKKGDYIYLFSDGFADQFGGPKGKKFMYKQFKELLLSVSQKPMHEQKTIITNSLTNWIGNGEQVDDITLIGIKI; via the coding sequence ATGTCTTTTAGATATTACATATTTGTATTTTTCACTTTTATTGCATTTAATGGCTTTACACAAGATACTACCATTATTAAAAAATGGAAGGTCACAAAAGCTGGAAAACCCGAAGTTAAACCAGCTGGGATTCAATATTTTTTCCGCAAATTTGATATGGAACAAGGAATTGGCAATCCATACATTCTAAGAATAAGAGAAAATAAAAAAGGTGAAATTTTATTTGGAACATCTGGCAATGGTGCAGGCATATTTAACGGATATATTTTTAAATTTTTTAATTTATCAAACGGATTAAAAAATAATATTGTGCAAGATGTTTTTGAAGACAATTTAGGAAAACTATGGATAGCTACTTCAGGTGGAGGAGTAAGTGTATTTGATGGAAATTCATTTAAAAATTTTGATAAATCAAACGGACTACCTGACAACTCAGTATGGATAATTTTTCAGGATTCTAAAAATCAAATATGGTTTGGTACTGAGAATGGAGGTGTATGTTGTTATAACGGAAAGACTTTCCAAATTTTTTCTAAAAAAGATGGATTATGCAGTCAGAATATAAGAGAAATTTTTGAAGATAAACATGGAAATTTATGGTTTGGCAGTAATACAGAAGGTTTAAGTATATATGATGGAAAAAGCTTTAAAAACTACAATACAAAAAACGGATTAACCTGTAATGGAGTTTTAGGAATTGATGAAGACTATGAAGGTAAAATCTGGATTGCAACATACGGAGGTGGATTAATTTCATTTAAAAATGAAACTTTCAATTATTATGGAAAAGTGCAGGGATTAAGTAATTTAAATACATGCGATGTGTTATGTGATTCAAAAAATAATATCTGGATTGCAACTTCAGGTAGTGGAATATTTTTATATAATGGAAAAGAATTTAAGCCATTTTCTGTAAATGAAGGGTTATCAAATAACATAGTTTTAAGTTTACTTGAAGACAAATATGGGAACATATGGGTAGCTACCTATGGCGGAGGAATATGTCAATATACAGCAAAACAATTTACATATTTAAGCGAATCAGAAGGATTACCTGGTAATGTTATAAGAAGTATTTCTATAAAAAATGACACTAACATTGTTTTCTGTTCCTCAGGCGGAGGAATATGTTTTTATAATGGCAATTTATTTAATACATATACAACAACACAGGGACTATCATCAAACTTCATTCTATCATCTGAATTTGACAAATCAAATAATCTGTGGATGGCAAGTTCAGGAGGTGGAATTATGAAATATGATGGCAATAATTTCTATAATTTAACAACTGAGCATGGATTAAAAACCAATTTTTTTCTTTCTATTCTTATTGGTAACAAAAATGAAATTTATGCTGGTGGTTATGGTGGTGGTCTTTCTATTATTAAAAATGATACAATAATTCATTACGGCTCCAAGGATAGCTTACCCTCAATCTTTATAAATTCCATAACACAAGACACTAAACATAACGTATGGATTGGAACAGAAACAGGTTTATATATTTTAACAAATGGTAAGATATCTAAACTTTATCCGGATGTTTTTAGTAAAAACACACCTGTTATATCTTTATATTGTGATAATAAAAATAGGATATGGATTGGAACTGACGGTCAGGGTTTGTTTCAACTTAAAGACAAAACCTTACTTAACTTAAAAGAAGAAAATGGATTATGCAATAATCATATTAAATCTATACTAGCTGATAACACAGATGGAATATGGATTGGTACTGCTAATGGGATATCATTTCTTAAACCAAAATCAAAAAACATTAATTCATTATCAGATTATGAAATTCAAAACTATAGTAGAGTTGAAGGTTATACAGGCAGTACTTGTATGGCGAATTCTATTTGTATTGATAACAATGAGATAATATGGATTGGAACAGGCAGAAAATTACTTTGTATTAATCCAAAATTAAAAGAAATAAATAATATTCAACCATCTGTTATTATTGAATCAATTGAGTTATTTTATAAAAACATCAATTGGAAAAATTATTTAGATTCCGGATTAGTTTATTTTAACAAATTAGAGAATTGGACTAAACTTCCTATTGGTCTTGTACTTCCTTATAATCTTAATCATTTTACATTTTGTTATTCAGGCATAAATTTAAATTGCCCTGAAAAAACAAAATATAGCTTTATTTTAGAAGGAATGGATCATCAATGGAGTCCACCAACAAGTGAAAAAAAGGCAACATACAGTAATCTCCCTTCAGGAAAATACACATTCAAGGTAATTTCCATTAATGAAAATGGTATAAAGTCTACCGAGATTGCTCAATTCCATTTCGAAATAGAAACCCCTTGGTGGGAACAAATTTGGTTTAGAATATTGGCATTTCTCTTTTTAATTTTTATAATTCTTGTAATTATTAAGCTTCGTGAACAAAAACTAATAAAAGCAAAAGTTTTACTTGAGAATACTGTAAATGAAAGAACAGCAGAAGTTGTTAAGCAAAGAGATGAAATTCTAATAAAGAACCAGACTTTAAATCAACAAAAAGAAGAAATAACAGCACAGCGGGACGAAATTGAATCTCAACGTGATGAAATTCTTGCTCAACGTGACCTTGTAACAATTCAAAAAGAACAGATTGAAGAAATTCATAATGAAATTTCTCAAAGTATTGATTATGCGACAAGACTACAAACTGCAATTTTGCCAGACATAAATCAAATCAAACAATACATTTCAGATTGTTTCGTAATTTATAAGCCAAAAGATAAAGTAAGTGGTGATTTTTATTGGTTTGCTAAAGTTGAAAACAATTTAATTATTACGGTTGCAGATTGCACAGGACATGGTGTTCCTGGTGCTTTTATGAGTATGCTTGGTTCATCTTTGTTAAGAGAAATAGTAATTAAAGAATATATAACACAACCTGCAATAATTTTAAGGCGTTTACGTAAAGAAATTATTAACATTCTTAAGCAAAAAGGCGAAAGTGGAGAACAGAAAGATGGTATGGACATGTCGCTCATAACAATTAACATTGACACATTGGACATGCAATTTGCCGGTGCAAATAACCCTATTTATATAATCAAAAAGTCCGAAAACGAAGAGCTTTCAACTTCAGACTTTTCCGAAGGGATGCCTTCAGCACAACTTTATGAACTAAAGGGCGATAAAATGCCTGTTGCAATTCACGAGAGAATGGACTCATTTAATAACACAAACATTCAAATTAAAAAAGGAGATTACATTTATCTTTTTAGTGATGGGTTTGCCGATCAGTTTGGAGGCCCTAAAGGCAAAAAATTTATGTATAAACAATTTAAAGAACTTTTACTTTCGGTCTCGCAAAAGCCTATGCACGAACAAAAAACAATAATTACCAATTCTCTTACTAATTGGATTGGTAATGGAGAACAAGTTGATGACATCACATTAATTGGAATAAAAATATAA
- a CDS encoding tetratricopeptide repeat protein, with protein MNCYKQYIKYYICTFIFAALFYSNSSATKNLDSLFIDFAKSKTDKDRIIAMSAIAYEYTNTNLDSATIWADKALNLSKKISFKRGIATSFSTKGIIYELQGKYDLALDNHLRCLDIAQQLSDTSNISSALNNIAIVYDYMGNYQKSLDYQFKSLNYAILLKDSDNIASSYLNIGIVYYYLGIFEKALDYTFKGLKIQEKINHPERLVNFLNNIGMIYESQNKNNKALEYYFQTVGIYKSQNNLLNLGDAYNNIGVTYLNLNKYDTALNYLEKSKKLKEEVGNTAGVAQALSNTGLVYKAQKKYLMALDCYKKAQDIQSEIGDQNGVLNNLVCFGELYLEIKDYKNALSYFKQAEILGKEIGANNLIISTYAGLSKTYYKISDFKKAFDYKELYNNLEDSLNSYENNQKMIRLESDYEYEKKQEKIDYENKKRELAAETELQKQKLYRNFYLFGFGLMIILSIVIFRSYRHKKKANIILAQQKREIEEKNEELSQQKEEIESQRDEITAQRDTVTIQKNQIEIIHNEQTSSIHYAKRIQAAMIPSLEILTKSNYEYFSIFLPRNIVSGDFYWTSKVDNTIILCVADCTGHGVPGAFMSMLGISFLNEIVNKEKITNAATILNKLRDNIILSLQQQGIEGEQKDGMDMALITINTETLEAQFSGANNPLYIVKSEKSKVKSEDGSYFELSDFQLYELKGDKMPVAIHERMEPFKNHNFMLQKGDCIYLFSDGFADQFGGPKGKKFMYKQFKEILLSNFNEPMQLQKKILNNSLKNWIGDSEQVDDITIAGIRI; from the coding sequence ATGAATTGTTACAAACAATATATAAAATATTATATATGCACATTTATTTTTGCTGCATTGTTTTACAGTAATTCATCTGCTACAAAAAATCTAGACAGTTTGTTTATTGATTTTGCTAAAAGTAAGACCGACAAAGATAGAATTATTGCAATGTCTGCAATTGCATACGAATACACTAACACAAACTTAGATAGTGCAACAATCTGGGCAGATAAAGCCTTAAATCTGTCTAAAAAAATCAGTTTTAAAAGAGGCATTGCAACATCTTTCAGTACAAAAGGAATTATATATGAACTTCAGGGCAAATATGATCTTGCGTTAGACAATCACCTTAGATGTCTTGATATTGCACAACAATTAAGCGACACAAGTAATATTTCATCAGCATTAAATAATATTGCAATAGTTTATGATTACATGGGAAACTACCAGAAATCTTTAGACTATCAGTTTAAAAGTTTAAATTACGCTATATTGTTAAAAGATAGCGACAATATTGCAAGTTCATATTTAAATATTGGAATTGTTTATTATTATTTAGGAATTTTTGAAAAAGCATTAGATTATACTTTTAAAGGTTTAAAAATTCAGGAAAAAATTAACCATCCCGAAAGACTTGTTAATTTTCTGAATAATATCGGAATGATTTATGAAAGTCAGAATAAAAATAACAAAGCACTTGAATATTATTTTCAAACAGTTGGCATATATAAATCTCAAAACAATTTACTTAATCTTGGCGATGCATATAATAATATTGGAGTTACATATTTAAATTTAAACAAATATGATACAGCTTTAAATTATTTAGAAAAAAGCAAGAAACTAAAAGAAGAAGTTGGTAACACTGCAGGTGTAGCACAAGCATTAAGCAATACTGGACTGGTATACAAGGCGCAAAAAAAGTATTTAATGGCATTAGATTGCTATAAAAAAGCTCAGGATATTCAGTCAGAAATCGGAGATCAAAATGGTGTATTAAACAATTTAGTTTGTTTTGGAGAGCTATACCTTGAAATAAAAGATTATAAAAATGCTCTCTCATATTTCAAACAAGCAGAAATATTGGGAAAAGAAATTGGCGCAAACAACCTGATAATATCAACTTATGCCGGTCTGAGTAAAACATATTACAAAATATCAGACTTCAAAAAAGCATTTGATTATAAAGAATTATACAATAATTTAGAGGATAGCCTAAATTCATATGAGAATAATCAGAAAATGATTAGACTTGAAAGTGATTATGAATATGAGAAAAAACAGGAAAAAATTGATTATGAAAATAAAAAAAGGGAATTAGCTGCAGAAACAGAATTGCAAAAACAAAAGCTTTATCGTAATTTTTATTTATTTGGATTTGGATTAATGATTATTCTTTCTATTGTTATTTTTAGAAGCTATAGACATAAAAAGAAAGCAAACATTATTCTTGCTCAACAAAAACGAGAAATCGAAGAAAAAAACGAGGAACTTAGTCAGCAGAAAGAAGAGATTGAATCCCAAAGGGATGAAATAACAGCACAACGAGATACGGTAACCATCCAGAAAAATCAAATAGAAATAATTCATAACGAACAAACTTCAAGTATTCATTATGCTAAACGAATTCAGGCAGCAATGATCCCATCACTTGAGATTCTAACTAAATCTAATTATGAATATTTTTCTATTTTTCTTCCAAGAAATATAGTCTCCGGTGATTTTTACTGGACTTCAAAAGTTGATAATACTATCATTTTATGTGTTGCCGATTGTACAGGACACGGAGTACCTGGAGCATTTATGTCAATGCTGGGTATTTCATTCCTCAACGAAATTGTAAATAAAGAAAAAATTACAAATGCTGCAACAATTTTAAATAAACTCAGAGATAATATAATATTGTCATTACAACAACAAGGTATAGAGGGTGAACAAAAAGACGGCATGGACATGGCATTAATAACAATTAACACTGAAACATTGGAAGCACAGTTTTCAGGAGCAAATAATCCACTTTATATAGTAAAAAGTGAAAAGTCGAAAGTTAAAAGTGAAGATGGATCCTACTTTGAACTTTCAGACTTTCAACTTTATGAACTGAAGGGTGATAAAATGCCTGTTGCAATTCATGAAAGAATGGAGCCTTTTAAAAATCACAACTTTATGCTTCAAAAAGGTGACTGCATTTATTTGTTTAGTGATGGTTTTGCTGATCAGTTTGGAGGTCCAAAAGGCAAAAAGTTTATGTATAAACAGTTTAAGGAAATATTATTATCAAACTTCAACGAACCAATGCAATTACAAAAGAAAATATTAAATAATTCTTTAAAAAATTGGATTGGGGACTCTGAACAGGTTGATGATATAACAATAGCAGGAATTAGAATTTAA
- a CDS encoding SpoIIE family protein phosphatase: MKTQELKYLKFTLILFFCSLQLFSQNEGLPFIRIYTPDEYHGFFQNWSAEQDNRGVMYFGNGKGILEYDGKNWRRFFTEKISTVLSLGKDSTGRIYVGGEGEIGYLGVDSSGLVHFVSLLNKVPEKERDFSYVWNTYTNKDGVYFVTPQKIIRINKKETKIFKPYSGFFTAFMTDGKFFVQDNDKGLLTIENDSLIQHKGWNQLKDLRAIFKSYNNSYIGLSENKGLINFSATTLPQNIPSQIDKLKDLRFYKGIKLSNNNLAIATMSGGIIIINTKGEIIQIINSETGLTGNSVYALFNDSQGELWAMLSNGLGRIEVSSPFTIFDKRLGITGICQDIVKIGNKLLIATLDGLFKLNSAKFENNKFSPSFFNVVNNLNNQTFSVANYNNNPLICWYSGMFIIEKLKNKFIYHNNYELCVESSRYYKNLIFYGGGEDFGFFKNKNNKWQLYKPSKEISGDVYYILEEKKNIFWASTAANGIYKIKLKDTINYNTEVTHFDSSNGLPNGLLEVRLLNNELHIGTPNGMYQFNEKTNSFYKSKTFFSDSIEQSQPMYNISEGSDKSVWLMINKTVTQLKHENNKYIKFDNPFKRLVFNDLYFIYPDSNGITWIGTTDCIYRYDSKQNKKLVTNFKTILSRVIYHKDTLFNGCYSDKAGLFSVIQPEWQKKQLPYSHNSLIFEYAAPTFDREEDNTFSCFLDGFDDEWSDYSTICKKEYTNIPEGTYIFRVKSKNIYEIEGQEITYEFTILAPWYRTYLAYFSYLILFIILVYLGIWINTRRLKAANIKLEQIVEQRTEELRKRNQEILQQKEEIETQRDEIEAQRDNLMLLNEEVNQQKEEIEAQRDLVINQKDKIEEIHEELTSSIRYAQRIQNAVLPSKEQMTEMLGDHFVLFLPRDIVSGDFFWTTKINNLLIFCVADCTGHGVPGGFMSMLGISFLNEIVLKEEITAAADVLNHLRQSIIESLKQKEESDEHPSSTLRVQDGMDISLCVLDTETLKLQFAGANNPLYIVKNNELIELKGDKMPIAIHTKMNEFTNHEFQLSKGDILYLMSDGYADQFGGDKGRKFKYAKLKELFVEINNLPMNKQLEKIENSLTNWKENYFQVDDITILGFKI, encoded by the coding sequence TTGAAAACACAAGAATTAAAATATCTGAAATTTACTTTAATACTATTTTTTTGCTCGTTACAATTATTTTCTCAAAACGAGGGTTTACCTTTTATAAGAATATACACTCCAGACGAATATCACGGTTTCTTTCAGAACTGGTCAGCAGAACAAGACAATAGAGGTGTAATGTATTTTGGTAACGGAAAAGGTATTTTAGAGTATGATGGAAAAAACTGGCGACGATTTTTTACAGAGAAAATAAGTACAGTTTTATCTTTAGGAAAAGATAGTACTGGTAGAATATATGTTGGAGGAGAAGGCGAAATTGGTTATCTTGGTGTAGATTCTTCCGGACTTGTGCACTTTGTTTCACTTCTGAATAAAGTACCTGAAAAAGAAAGAGATTTTAGTTATGTTTGGAATACTTATACTAATAAAGATGGGGTATATTTTGTAACACCTCAAAAAATAATAAGAATAAACAAAAAAGAAACTAAAATATTTAAACCATACTCAGGATTTTTCACAGCTTTTATGACAGATGGAAAGTTTTTTGTTCAGGATAATGACAAAGGACTTTTAACAATAGAAAATGACTCACTCATTCAACATAAAGGATGGAATCAATTAAAAGATTTAAGAGCAATTTTTAAATCTTATAACAATTCTTACATAGGACTATCAGAAAATAAAGGTCTGATAAATTTTAGTGCAACTACACTTCCTCAAAACATTCCTTCACAAATTGACAAACTTAAAGATCTCAGATTTTATAAAGGAATTAAATTATCTAACAATAATTTAGCAATTGCAACTATGTCAGGTGGTATTATTATTATCAATACTAAAGGTGAAATAATACAAATTATAAATTCTGAAACCGGTTTAACAGGAAATTCTGTATATGCTTTGTTTAACGATTCACAAGGTGAATTATGGGCAATGCTAAGCAATGGACTAGGAAGAATTGAAGTCTCATCGCCTTTCACAATTTTTGACAAAAGATTAGGAATAACAGGCATCTGCCAGGATATTGTTAAAATAGGAAATAAATTATTAATTGCAACTCTTGATGGTTTGTTTAAATTAAATTCTGCGAAATTTGAAAATAATAAATTTTCACCATCTTTTTTTAACGTTGTTAACAATCTAAACAACCAGACATTTTCAGTTGCAAACTATAACAATAATCCTCTTATTTGTTGGTATAGCGGAATGTTTATTATTGAAAAATTAAAAAATAAATTTATTTACCATAACAATTATGAATTATGTGTGGAAAGTTCAAGATATTATAAGAACCTGATTTTTTATGGTGGTGGCGAGGATTTTGGATTTTTCAAAAATAAAAATAACAAATGGCAACTTTACAAACCTTCAAAAGAAATCTCTGGCGATGTATATTATATCTTAGAAGAAAAAAAGAATATCTTTTGGGCAAGTACAGCTGCAAATGGTATTTATAAAATTAAATTAAAAGATACCATAAACTATAATACTGAGGTTACACACTTTGACAGCTCAAATGGACTACCAAATGGTTTATTAGAGGTAAGACTTTTAAACAATGAGCTACATATTGGTACACCTAATGGTATGTACCAGTTTAATGAAAAAACAAATTCTTTTTATAAATCAAAAACTTTTTTTAGTGATTCTATAGAACAATCACAACCAATGTATAATATTTCTGAAGGAAGTGATAAATCTGTTTGGTTAATGATTAATAAAACTGTTACTCAATTAAAACATGAAAATAATAAATATATAAAATTTGACAATCCTTTTAAAAGATTAGTTTTTAACGATCTTTATTTTATATACCCTGACAGCAATGGGATAACCTGGATTGGAACAACAGACTGTATTTACAGATATGATTCTAAACAAAATAAAAAACTTGTTACAAATTTTAAAACAATCTTATCAAGAGTAATTTACCATAAAGACACTTTATTTAATGGATGCTATTCTGACAAAGCAGGGTTATTCTCAGTTATTCAACCGGAATGGCAAAAAAAACAACTTCCCTATTCACACAACTCATTAATTTTTGAATATGCAGCTCCTACTTTTGACAGGGAAGAAGACAATACTTTCTCATGTTTTCTTGATGGTTTTGATGATGAGTGGTCAGATTATTCAACAATATGCAAAAAAGAATATACTAACATACCAGAGGGAACATATATTTTCAGAGTTAAATCAAAAAATATTTATGAAATAGAAGGTCAGGAAATAACATATGAGTTTACAATACTCGCCCCGTGGTACAGAACTTATTTAGCATATTTTTCATATTTAATTCTCTTTATAATTTTAGTTTATTTGGGAATATGGATTAATACAAGAAGACTAAAAGCTGCAAATATTAAACTTGAACAAATTGTAGAACAAAGAACAGAAGAGCTAAGAAAAAGAAACCAGGAAATCTTACAACAAAAAGAAGAAATTGAAACTCAGCGCGATGAAATTGAGGCTCAACGTGACAATCTGATGCTTCTAAATGAAGAAGTTAATCAGCAAAAAGAAGAAATTGAAGCACAACGCGACTTAGTTATTAATCAGAAAGATAAAATAGAAGAAATTCATGAAGAGCTTACTTCAAGTATTCGCTATGCACAACGAATTCAGAATGCTGTATTACCTTCAAAAGAACAAATGACAGAAATGCTTGGCGATCATTTTGTGCTATTTCTGCCAAGAGATATTGTAAGCGGAGATTTTTTCTGGACAACAAAAATAAATAATCTACTGATTTTTTGTGTTGCAGACTGCACAGGACATGGAGTTCCAGGAGGTTTTATGAGCATGCTTGGAATTTCATTTTTAAACGAGATAGTTCTTAAAGAAGAAATAACAGCTGCTGCTGATGTATTAAATCACCTAAGACAAAGCATAATTGAATCATTAAAACAAAAAGAAGAGAGTGATGAACACCCTTCTTCAACATTAAGGGTGCAAGATGGAATGGACATTTCATTATGTGTTCTTGACACAGAAACATTAAAACTACAATTTGCTGGTGCAAATAATCCATTATACATTGTTAAAAACAATGAATTAATTGAACTCAAAGGAGATAAAATGCCAATAGCTATACATACAAAAATGAATGAATTTACTAATCACGAATTTCAACTCTCTAAAGGTGATATTCTTTATTTAATGAGTGACGGATATGCCGATCAGTTTGGTGGTGATAAAGGTAGAAAATTCAAATATGCTAAGCTTAAGGAATTATTTGTAGAAATTAACAATTTGCCGATGAACAAGCAGTTGGAAAAAATTGAAAATAGTTTAACAAATTGGAAAGAAAATTATTTTCAGGTAGATGATATAACAATATTAGGCTTTAAAATATAA
- a CDS encoding TIGR00730 family Rossman fold protein: MKNFDFDLNLNIGNQPQKKAICVFCSSSEVLDSSYFDVAKIMGKLIAESGFNLVHGGGMIGLMGAISESCQKYGSKVTGVLPERLNLEGIASETDDEIIITKDMADRKTEMRKRSEAFIALPGGFGTLEEISEVITLKQLKYHTKPIVILNTNDFYKPLIDLFEKFYENSFAKPEYRNLYFVAATPEEAIKYINEYKYEEVKDKWFFKNL, from the coding sequence ATGAAAAATTTTGACTTTGACCTTAATCTTAATATAGGGAATCAGCCCCAGAAAAAAGCTATTTGTGTTTTTTGCTCTTCTAGTGAGGTGTTAGACAGCTCTTACTTTGATGTTGCAAAAATTATGGGTAAACTTATTGCTGAAAGTGGGTTTAATCTGGTTCACGGAGGAGGAATGATTGGTTTAATGGGTGCAATTTCTGAATCGTGCCAGAAATATGGAAGCAAGGTAACAGGTGTATTACCGGAAAGATTAAATCTTGAAGGAATAGCATCTGAAACTGATGATGAGATTATTATCACAAAGGATATGGCAGATCGCAAAACTGAAATGCGCAAAAGGTCAGAGGCATTTATTGCTTTGCCAGGTGGTTTTGGAACTCTTGAGGAGATTAGTGAAGTAATAACTTTAAAGCAACTTAAGTATCATACTAAACCTATTGTTATATTAAATACAAATGATTTCTATAAACCATTAATTGACTTGTTTGAAAAGTTTTACGAAAACTCATTTGCAAAGCCAGAGTATAGAAATTTGTATTTTGTTGCGGCAACACCCGAGGAAGCTATTAAATATATAAATGAATATAAATACGAAGAAGTTAAAGACAAATGGTTTTTTAAGAATTTGTAA
- a CDS encoding nucleoside deaminase produces the protein MREALKEAKKAEAENEVPVGAVIVCNDKIIARTHNLTETLTDVTAHAEMQAITSAENAINGKFLEECTLYVTLEPCVMCAGACYWSRFKKIVFGALDPKRGASLVGKNIYHPKTEIIGGILSGECGGIISEFFRKKREIDNI, from the coding sequence ATGCGCGAGGCGCTTAAAGAAGCCAAAAAAGCAGAAGCAGAGAATGAAGTTCCTGTTGGTGCAGTAATTGTTTGTAATGATAAAATTATTGCAAGAACTCATAATCTTACAGAAACTTTGACTGATGTTACAGCTCATGCTGAAATGCAGGCGATAACTTCAGCCGAGAATGCAATTAATGGAAAATTTCTTGAAGAATGTACCTTATATGTAACACTTGAGCCTTGTGTTATGTGTGCAGGAGCTTGTTACTGGAGTCGATTTAAAAAAATAGTATTTGGTGCTCTCGATCCTAAACGCGGTGCTTCGTTAGTTGGCAAAAATATTTATCACCCAAAAACAGAGATTATAGGAGGAATATTAAGCGGGGAATGTGGTGGCATTATTAGTGAATTTTTCAGGAAGAAACGAGAAATAGATAATATTTGA